A stretch of Natronococcus sp. CG52 DNA encodes these proteins:
- a CDS encoding SDR family oxidoreductase — protein MTDSLEQRTAIVTGASAGIGAATCRALASEGANVVLASRSEDDLEELATDIERNHGVETLVVPTNVRDEDDVDVLIEAAVDRFGGFDVLVNNAGLSRGSEIAEMTTEEYETMQETNVDGVFYATRAAIPHVRERGGHLIFVGSFAGQYPRSFNPIYAATKWWVRGFAKSVAAQVGDDGVGVTVINPAEVRSEFETTDGRTFAEAFDANEASEPEEVADAIVFAASRDHSSVSELDINRRDKFADSF, from the coding sequence ATGACCGACTCACTCGAGCAACGGACCGCGATCGTCACCGGTGCGAGCGCCGGCATCGGCGCGGCCACCTGTCGCGCGCTCGCGAGCGAGGGAGCGAACGTCGTCCTCGCCTCTCGCAGCGAGGACGACCTCGAAGAACTGGCGACCGACATCGAGCGGAACCACGGCGTCGAGACGCTGGTCGTGCCGACGAACGTTCGCGATGAGGACGACGTCGACGTCCTCATCGAGGCGGCCGTCGACCGGTTCGGCGGCTTCGACGTCCTGGTGAACAACGCGGGGCTCTCTCGCGGCAGCGAGATCGCGGAGATGACGACCGAGGAGTACGAGACGATGCAGGAGACCAACGTCGACGGCGTCTTCTACGCGACGCGGGCGGCGATCCCCCACGTTCGCGAGCGCGGCGGTCACCTGATCTTCGTCGGGAGCTTCGCCGGCCAGTACCCGCGGTCGTTCAACCCGATCTACGCCGCCACGAAGTGGTGGGTGCGCGGATTCGCCAAGAGCGTCGCGGCCCAGGTCGGCGACGACGGCGTCGGCGTCACCGTAATCAATCCGGCGGAGGTCCGTTCGGAGTTCGAGACGACCGATGGCCGGACGTTCGCCGAAGCCTTCGACGCGAACGAGGCCAGCGAACCCGAGGAAGTCGCCGACGCGATCGTCTTCGCCGCGAGCCGGGACCACTCGAGCGTGAGCGAACTCGACATCAACCGCCGGGACAAGTTCGCCGACAGTTTCTGA
- a CDS encoding molybdopterin synthase, which produces MYVLGCLNGDESRTGLERVVDRVVDRLSREGRVGVIRYDATIADGTHESLTIGGDVTYGLGADGDWTASGTGMSVTSALDALATDCDYAVVVGVSGLQYPTLVVGDSVDEREEVIATVSGPGDLDEDGLVTALESSEPYETLESLVARVKRSPDADRAGAIATFTGRVRAKDDPDDARTEYLKFEKYEGVADRRMEALEADLEARDGVLDVELYHRTGIVADGEDIVFVVVLAGHREEAFRTVEDGINRLKDEVPLFKKEVTVEDEFWVHER; this is translated from the coding sequence ATGTACGTACTCGGCTGTTTGAACGGCGACGAGAGCCGTACCGGACTCGAGCGGGTTGTCGACCGCGTCGTCGACCGACTCTCTCGCGAGGGACGCGTCGGCGTCATCCGGTACGATGCGACGATCGCGGACGGGACGCACGAGTCGCTCACGATCGGCGGCGACGTCACCTACGGGCTCGGTGCCGACGGCGACTGGACCGCCTCGGGAACCGGGATGTCCGTCACGAGCGCGCTGGACGCGCTGGCGACCGATTGCGACTACGCGGTCGTCGTCGGCGTCTCCGGACTGCAGTATCCGACGCTCGTCGTCGGCGATTCGGTCGACGAGCGCGAGGAGGTGATCGCGACCGTCTCCGGTCCCGGCGATCTCGACGAAGACGGCCTCGTGACGGCGCTCGAGTCCTCGGAGCCCTACGAGACACTCGAGTCGCTGGTCGCGCGGGTCAAACGGTCGCCCGACGCCGACCGCGCGGGAGCGATCGCTACCTTCACGGGCCGCGTCCGCGCGAAGGACGATCCCGACGACGCGCGCACGGAGTACCTGAAGTTCGAGAAGTACGAGGGCGTCGCCGACCGGCGAATGGAGGCGCTCGAGGCGGATCTCGAGGCTCGCGACGGCGTACTGGACGTCGAACTCTACCACCGTACGGGTATCGTCGCGGACGGCGAGGATATCGTCTTCGTCGTCGTGCTCGCGGGACACCGGGAGGAAGCGTTCCGGACCGTCGAGGACGGGATCAACCGGCTGAAGGACGAAGTTCCCCTCTTCAAAAAGGAAGTCACCGTCGAGGACGAGTTCTGGGTACACGAGAGGTAA
- a CDS encoding DUF7411 family protein: MELGLLYSGGKDSTLAALLLEEFYDVTLTTAQFGISDDWKHARETAETTGFEFDRLELDSDVAGEAVEIIREDGFPRNGIQHVHLHALEQLAEREFDAIADGTRRDDRVPTVSRAQAQSLEDRHGVDYIAPLSGFGRTAVDRLVDSRLEVTVGPTEAIDRADYEAELRALIAEEDGSEAVEDLFPDHEQTYVTGIR, translated from the coding sequence ATGGAGCTCGGACTGCTCTACAGCGGAGGGAAGGATTCGACGCTCGCGGCGCTCTTGCTCGAGGAGTTCTACGACGTCACGCTGACGACGGCCCAGTTCGGCATCAGTGACGACTGGAAACACGCCCGCGAAACCGCCGAGACGACGGGGTTCGAGTTCGACCGCCTCGAGCTCGACTCCGACGTGGCCGGCGAGGCGGTCGAGATCATCCGCGAGGACGGGTTCCCCCGAAACGGGATTCAGCACGTCCACCTGCACGCGCTCGAGCAACTCGCCGAGCGGGAGTTCGACGCGATCGCCGACGGAACCCGCCGGGACGACCGCGTGCCGACCGTCTCCCGGGCGCAGGCCCAGAGCCTCGAGGACCGCCACGGCGTCGACTACATCGCGCCGCTGTCCGGCTTCGGGCGGACGGCGGTGGATCGGCTCGTCGATTCTCGCCTCGAGGTGACCGTCGGCCCGACCGAGGCGATCGACCGGGCGGACTACGAGGCGGAGCTGCGGGCGCTCATCGCCGAGGAAGACGGTTCGGAAGCCGTCGAAGACCTGTTCCCGGACCACGAACAGACGTACGTAACCGGCATCCGGTAG
- a CDS encoding DNA-binding protein gives MSGSPDEEKLEELRQKKMEQLQDRAESQGGEGSQEAAQQQAEAQKKAVLRQHLTDDARKRLNTVKMSKQQFGEQVEQQVVALARSGRIQGKIDDEKMKQLLQELKPDSKSFDIKRR, from the coding sequence ATGAGTGGCTCACCAGACGAGGAAAAACTCGAGGAGCTTCGACAGAAGAAGATGGAGCAGCTTCAGGACCGCGCCGAATCTCAGGGAGGCGAGGGTTCCCAGGAGGCTGCCCAGCAGCAGGCCGAAGCGCAAAAGAAGGCGGTGCTTCGCCAGCACCTGACCGACGACGCCCGAAAGCGGCTCAACACCGTCAAGATGAGCAAGCAGCAGTTCGGCGAACAGGTCGAACAACAGGTCGTCGCGCTGGCCCGCAGCGGTCGCATTCAGGGCAAGATCGACGACGAGAAGATGAAACAGCTCCTACAGGAACTCAAGCCCGACTCGAAGAGCTTCGATATCAAGCGCCGGTAA
- a CDS encoding site-2 protease family protein, producing the protein MDDVDSSGFRATADETASLENGPPLERIESVFTVYEVRVEDEQLLYYGDPLVTHQPLLQELWPVFREAGYDVELMQRRGEYVLVAEPTTIGIDGVPWMNILLLLATVVSTLFAGSMWYHIDPFADPLAMWEAWPFMVAILGVLGVHEMGHYVLSRYHGVDASLPYFIPVPTLIGTMGAVIKMKGRMPDRKALFDIGVAGPLAGLVATVVVTIIGLHMPPVTAPDDVVADPNAIQIELGYPLLLEWLALAFDQPLYRDDPATAVHPVVIGGWVGMFVTFLNLIPVGQLDGGHILRAMAGDLQETIAALVPGVLFALAAYLYYVSGYSGNSVFIWVFWGIFTAVLASVGPARPIYDERLGTGRFLLGVVTFGLGVLCFMPVPIAIVG; encoded by the coding sequence ATGGACGACGTCGATTCGTCCGGATTCCGTGCGACCGCCGACGAGACGGCGTCGCTCGAGAACGGCCCGCCGCTCGAGCGCATCGAGTCGGTGTTTACCGTCTACGAGGTCCGAGTCGAGGACGAACAGCTCCTGTACTACGGTGATCCGCTGGTCACCCACCAGCCGCTGCTCCAGGAGCTGTGGCCGGTGTTTCGCGAAGCGGGTTACGACGTCGAACTGATGCAACGCCGCGGGGAGTACGTCCTCGTCGCTGAACCGACCACCATCGGTATCGACGGGGTTCCGTGGATGAACATCCTCTTGCTGCTCGCGACGGTCGTCTCGACGCTGTTCGCCGGGTCGATGTGGTACCACATCGATCCGTTCGCGGATCCGCTGGCGATGTGGGAGGCCTGGCCGTTTATGGTCGCGATCCTCGGCGTGCTCGGGGTTCACGAGATGGGACACTACGTGCTGAGCCGCTACCACGGAGTCGACGCTTCGCTGCCCTACTTCATCCCCGTCCCGACGCTCATCGGGACCATGGGCGCGGTGATCAAGATGAAGGGCCGGATGCCCGACCGGAAAGCGCTGTTCGACATCGGCGTCGCCGGGCCGCTCGCGGGACTGGTCGCGACCGTCGTCGTGACGATCATCGGACTGCACATGCCTCCGGTTACCGCCCCGGACGACGTCGTCGCCGACCCCAACGCGATCCAGATCGAGCTGGGCTACCCGCTGTTGCTCGAGTGGCTCGCCCTCGCGTTCGATCAGCCGCTGTACAGGGACGATCCTGCGACGGCGGTGCACCCTGTCGTCATCGGCGGCTGGGTCGGGATGTTCGTCACGTTCCTCAACCTGATCCCCGTCGGCCAACTCGACGGCGGGCACATCCTCCGGGCGATGGCCGGCGACCTCCAGGAGACGATCGCGGCGCTCGTTCCGGGCGTGCTGTTCGCGCTCGCCGCGTACCTCTACTACGTGAGCGGCTACAGCGGTAACTCGGTGTTCATATGGGTGTTCTGGGGGATCTTCACCGCGGTGCTCGCGTCGGTCGGCCCGGCCCGGCCGATCTACGACGAGCGACTCGGTACCGGACGGTTCCTGCTCGGCGTCGTCACGTTCGGGCTGGGCGTCCTCTGTTTCATGCCGGTTCCGATCGCCATCGTCGGATGA
- a CDS encoding DUF7123 family protein — MSMSTTAQPSTESKEHRLKSYLRERAKDGELYFKGKFIADDVGMSPKEIGALMVKLSESATDLEIEKWSYTSATTWRVAPA; from the coding sequence ATGTCGATGAGCACGACAGCCCAACCCTCCACGGAAAGCAAAGAACACCGCCTGAAGAGCTACCTGCGCGAACGCGCAAAAGACGGAGAGCTGTACTTCAAGGGGAAGTTCATTGCAGACGATGTCGGCATGTCCCCGAAAGAAATCGGCGCGCTGATGGTCAAGCTCTCGGAGTCCGCGACCGACCTCGAGATCGAGAAGTGGTCGTACACGAGTGCGACCACCTGGCGCGTCGCACCCGCGTAG
- a CDS encoding 30S ribosomal protein S19e, whose product MATMYDVPADDLIEALAEDLADRLDEPDWSQFTKTGVDRELPPEQEDFWATRAASLLRKVSDRGPVGVERLSTEYGGGKNGSNRYRVAPDQRTDGSRNVIRTILQQLEEEDLVETAEGEGRRITPEGQSLLDDTAGNVLEELDRPELERYA is encoded by the coding sequence ATGGCTACGATGTACGACGTTCCGGCGGACGACCTCATCGAGGCGCTCGCCGAGGACCTCGCCGACCGACTCGACGAACCGGACTGGAGTCAGTTCACCAAGACTGGCGTCGACCGAGAACTGCCGCCCGAACAGGAGGACTTCTGGGCGACTCGGGCCGCGAGCCTCCTGCGCAAGGTCTCCGACCGCGGTCCCGTCGGCGTCGAACGACTCTCGACCGAGTACGGCGGCGGCAAGAACGGCTCGAACCGCTACCGCGTCGCGCCCGACCAGCGCACCGACGGCTCGCGAAACGTGATCCGCACGATCCTCCAGCAGCTCGAGGAGGAGGACCTCGTCGAGACCGCCGAGGGTGAGGGCCGCCGCATCACCCCGGAGGGACAGAGTCTGCTCGACGACACCGCCGGCAACGTTCTCGAGGAACTCGACCGACCGGAACTCGAGCGCTACGCGTAA
- a CDS encoding ABC transporter substrate-binding protein: MRIVTTLPSATELVAALGLEPIGVSHECDYPPGAESIPSITRSRVDADASSGEIDRQVLEIGETDDGVYEVDVDLLDDLEPDLIVTQGMCDVCAVDEAVIGAALEEIEADPEVLTVDPHTVEDVLEDLERLGRATGREECAREVRSELESRIATVREGTTDIDADDRPRVAIFDWTDPVMIAGHWTAELVDWAGGAYGLADVGEPSRPREWEEIREYDPELAIVAPCGFDLEQTAANRADLTDRDGWDDLTAVRNDRVWAMDGHHYLNRPGPRLVDTLEALAPIVQPDLFEGPPESVAVPFDGLEALESSDASPSGSRADPTP, translated from the coding sequence ATGCGAATCGTTACGACGCTCCCCTCGGCGACGGAACTCGTCGCCGCGCTCGGCCTCGAGCCGATCGGCGTCTCCCACGAGTGCGACTACCCCCCCGGCGCCGAGTCGATCCCCTCGATCACGCGCTCGCGCGTCGACGCCGACGCCTCGAGCGGCGAGATCGACCGGCAGGTCCTCGAGATCGGCGAAACCGACGACGGCGTCTACGAGGTCGACGTCGATCTCCTGGACGACCTCGAGCCGGACCTGATCGTCACGCAGGGAATGTGCGACGTCTGCGCGGTCGACGAGGCCGTTATCGGTGCGGCGCTCGAAGAGATCGAAGCCGATCCCGAGGTGTTGACCGTCGATCCTCACACCGTCGAGGACGTTCTCGAAGACCTCGAGCGCCTCGGGCGCGCGACGGGCCGCGAAGAGTGTGCTCGGGAGGTTCGGTCGGAGCTGGAGAGCCGGATCGCCACCGTCCGGGAGGGGACCACTGACATCGACGCCGACGATCGGCCGCGGGTGGCGATCTTCGACTGGACGGACCCCGTCATGATCGCGGGCCACTGGACCGCCGAACTCGTCGACTGGGCCGGCGGCGCGTACGGGCTGGCCGATGTCGGCGAACCGTCGCGGCCGCGGGAGTGGGAGGAGATCCGCGAGTACGATCCCGAACTCGCGATCGTCGCGCCCTGCGGGTTCGACCTCGAGCAAACCGCCGCGAACCGCGCCGATCTCACCGACCGAGACGGCTGGGACGACCTCACAGCGGTTCGAAACGACCGAGTCTGGGCGATGGACGGCCACCACTACCTCAACCGACCCGGGCCGCGGCTCGTGGACACGCTCGAGGCGCTCGCACCGATCGTCCAGCCGGATCTGTTCGAGGGGCCGCCGGAATCGGTCGCGGTGCCGTTCGACGGACTCGAGGCGCTCGAGTCGAGTGACGCCTCCCCGTCCGGATCGCGAGCCGATCCGACGCCGTAG
- the hisS gene encoding histidine--tRNA ligase yields MYDGIKGFRDFYPGEMSARRATIDVLEDTARRYGFREIGTPALERAEMWTDKSGDEIVEELYAFEDQGGRHVTLTPELTPTVARMVVAKQQELSKPIKWFSTRPFWRYEQVQQGRQREFYQTNVDIFGSTEPEADAEILAWAADALTGLGLTGDHFEFRISHRDILGGVLETYEADVDVDEAIRAVDKSDKISQAEYHDLLFEAGLTYDQAAEFDDLVASGDLEAVESFASTERVTAAVENLQNVLAAAEDFGAREYCTISLETARGLDYYTGVVFECFDSAGEVSRSIFGGGRYDDLIESFGGQPTPAVGVAPGHATLPLLMQRAGVWPEEEVTTDYYVLQVGDTRSEAARITRALRERDHVVETDVAGRSFGSQLNYADSINAETVVIVGEQDLENDEVTIKDMESGDQVQTAVDEFPGDIERPTFEDFA; encoded by the coding sequence ATGTACGACGGGATCAAGGGCTTTCGTGATTTCTACCCCGGCGAGATGTCCGCCAGGCGGGCGACCATCGACGTTCTGGAGGATACCGCCCGCCGGTACGGCTTCCGCGAAATCGGAACGCCGGCCTTAGAGCGCGCGGAAATGTGGACCGACAAGAGCGGCGACGAGATCGTCGAGGAGCTGTACGCCTTCGAGGATCAAGGCGGGCGCCACGTCACGCTGACGCCGGAGCTCACCCCGACGGTGGCCCGGATGGTCGTTGCGAAACAACAGGAACTCTCGAAGCCGATCAAGTGGTTCTCGACGCGACCGTTCTGGCGCTACGAGCAGGTCCAGCAGGGCCGTCAGCGCGAGTTCTACCAGACCAACGTCGACATCTTCGGTTCGACCGAACCCGAGGCCGACGCCGAAATCCTCGCGTGGGCCGCGGACGCGCTGACCGGACTCGGTCTGACCGGCGACCACTTCGAGTTCCGGATCTCCCACCGGGACATCCTCGGCGGCGTGCTCGAGACCTACGAGGCGGACGTCGACGTCGACGAGGCCATTCGCGCGGTCGACAAGTCGGACAAGATTTCGCAGGCCGAGTACCACGACCTGCTGTTCGAGGCCGGCCTCACGTACGATCAGGCGGCCGAGTTCGACGACCTCGTCGCGAGCGGCGACCTGGAGGCCGTCGAGTCCTTCGCCAGTACTGAGCGCGTCACCGCGGCCGTCGAGAACCTCCAGAACGTGCTCGCGGCCGCCGAGGACTTCGGCGCTCGAGAGTACTGTACGATCTCGCTCGAGACGGCCCGAGGACTCGACTACTACACGGGCGTCGTCTTCGAGTGTTTCGACTCCGCGGGCGAAGTCTCGCGGTCGATCTTCGGCGGCGGCCGCTACGACGACCTCATCGAGAGCTTCGGCGGCCAGCCGACGCCCGCCGTCGGCGTCGCCCCCGGCCACGCGACCCTCCCGCTCCTGATGCAGCGGGCGGGCGTCTGGCCCGAGGAAGAAGTGACGACCGACTACTACGTCCTTCAGGTCGGCGACACGCGCTCCGAGGCCGCCCGGATCACGCGAGCGCTGCGCGAGCGCGACCACGTCGTCGAGACCGACGTCGCCGGCCGATCGTTCGGCTCGCAGCTCAACTACGCCGACTCCATCAACGCCGAGACGGTCGTCATCGTCGGCGAACAGGACCTCGAGAACGACGAGGTGACGATCAAGGACATGGAGTCGGGCGACCAGGTCCAGACCGCCGTCGACGAATTCCCCGGCGATATCGAGCGGCCGACGTTCGAAGACTTCGCGTAA
- a CDS encoding sulfatase-like hydrolase/transferase, whose product MADADGRPNVLFVLTDQERYDCSAPDGPPVETPAMDRLSSDGMRFERAFTPISICTSARASLLTGQFPHGHGMLNNSHEADAIQANLPTELPTFSEALAEAGYDLTYTGKWHVGDDQTPEDFGFSYLGGSDKHHDDIDEAFREYREERGTPLEETELEDEIYTRGGKEDGTFVAATTTVDVEDTRAYFLAERTIDAIESHADAAAGPFFHRADFYGPHHPYVVPEPYASTYDPADVERPESYAETYEGKPQVHENFLHYRGVADFDWEIWAEAIAKYWGFVTMIDDQFDRILAALEENGLAEETAVVHASDHGDFVGAHRQFNKGPLMYDDTYHIPLQVRWPGVVDPGSVCEAPVHLHDLAATFLEMGDVPVPDSFDSRSLVPLLENGGDAPAERPDSVFAQYHGDEFGLYTQRMVRTDRYKYVYNGPDIDELYDLEDDPAELQNLIDHPDYEDARREMRDRLIDWMDETGDPNRKWVPDVLSD is encoded by the coding sequence ATGGCTGACGCTGACGGTCGCCCGAACGTACTGTTCGTCCTCACCGACCAGGAGCGCTACGACTGTTCCGCACCCGACGGCCCGCCCGTCGAGACGCCCGCGATGGACCGCCTCTCGAGCGACGGGATGCGCTTCGAACGGGCCTTCACGCCGATCAGTATCTGTACGAGCGCCCGCGCGTCGCTGCTGACCGGGCAGTTCCCCCACGGCCACGGCATGCTGAACAACAGTCACGAGGCCGACGCGATTCAGGCGAACCTCCCCACGGAGCTACCGACGTTCTCCGAGGCGCTCGCCGAGGCGGGCTACGATCTCACCTACACCGGGAAGTGGCACGTCGGCGACGACCAGACGCCCGAAGACTTCGGCTTCTCCTATCTCGGCGGCAGCGACAAACACCACGACGACATCGACGAGGCGTTCCGCGAGTACCGGGAGGAACGCGGCACGCCGCTCGAGGAGACCGAACTCGAGGACGAGATCTACACGCGCGGCGGGAAAGAGGACGGCACGTTCGTAGCGGCGACGACGACCGTCGACGTCGAGGACACCCGGGCGTACTTCCTCGCCGAGCGGACGATCGACGCGATCGAGTCCCACGCGGACGCCGCCGCCGGGCCCTTCTTCCACCGGGCCGACTTCTACGGCCCGCACCACCCCTACGTCGTCCCCGAGCCCTACGCCTCGACGTACGATCCGGCGGACGTCGAGCGCCCCGAGAGTTACGCCGAGACCTACGAGGGGAAGCCGCAGGTTCACGAGAACTTTCTCCACTATCGAGGCGTCGCCGATTTCGACTGGGAGATCTGGGCCGAGGCTATCGCGAAGTACTGGGGCTTCGTGACCATGATCGACGACCAGTTCGATCGAATCCTCGCGGCGCTCGAGGAGAACGGCCTCGCGGAGGAGACGGCCGTCGTCCACGCCTCGGATCACGGCGACTTCGTCGGCGCACACCGCCAGTTCAACAAGGGGCCGCTGATGTACGACGATACCTATCACATTCCGCTGCAGGTGCGCTGGCCCGGCGTCGTCGACCCGGGATCGGTCTGCGAAGCGCCCGTCCACCTGCACGATCTGGCGGCGACGTTCCTCGAGATGGGCGACGTCCCGGTACCGGACTCGTTCGACTCGCGGAGCCTCGTTCCGCTGCTCGAGAACGGCGGCGACGCGCCCGCGGAGCGGCCCGACTCCGTCTTCGCGCAGTACCACGGCGACGAGTTCGGACTCTACACCCAGCGGATGGTCCGCACGGATCGCTACAAGTACGTCTACAACGGGCCGGATATCGACGAACTGTACGATCTCGAGGACGATCCGGCGGAGCTACAGAACCTGATCGACCACCCCGACTACGAGGACGCTCGCCGGGAGATGCGGGATCGACTGATCGACTGGATGGACGAAACCGGGGATCCGAACCGGAAGTGGGTGCCGGACGTCCTCTCCGACTGA
- the thiL gene encoding thiamine-phosphate kinase, with product MDERAALALLEGELEPVGDDAAVVDGLVVTTDMLHERTDFPAGTTRYTAGWRSVAASLSDVAAMGADATAAVAAYAAPEFVEAELLAFVRGATDVCELVGAEYVGGDLDGHDEFTVATTAIGRTDDPVPRSGARPGDRICVTGTLGGSAAALEYFDRAADGDRDALERANALFQFEPRVAAGRALAPHASAMMDSSDGLARSLHQLGEASGCGFAIDADPIPIDDAVRAVTDSDDEALEVGTTFGEDFELVVTIPETELEAARDATDVPLSVVGSVVDREDGITLDGARLEDRGYTHGE from the coding sequence ATGGACGAGCGCGCCGCCCTGGCGCTGTTGGAGGGGGAACTCGAGCCGGTCGGTGACGACGCCGCCGTCGTCGACGGACTCGTCGTGACGACCGATATGCTCCACGAGCGGACGGACTTTCCGGCGGGGACGACCCGATACACCGCCGGCTGGCGATCCGTCGCCGCCTCGCTGTCGGACGTGGCCGCCATGGGAGCCGACGCGACGGCGGCGGTCGCCGCCTACGCCGCACCCGAGTTCGTCGAGGCGGAACTGCTTGCGTTCGTTCGCGGCGCGACGGACGTCTGCGAACTCGTCGGCGCCGAGTACGTCGGCGGCGACCTCGACGGGCACGACGAGTTTACCGTCGCGACGACCGCGATCGGTCGTACCGACGACCCCGTTCCGCGCAGCGGCGCGCGACCCGGCGACCGGATCTGCGTCACCGGCACGCTCGGAGGGAGTGCGGCGGCCCTCGAGTACTTCGACCGAGCCGCCGACGGCGACCGAGATGCACTCGAGCGTGCGAACGCGCTCTTTCAGTTCGAGCCGCGCGTCGCCGCCGGTCGCGCGCTCGCACCCCACGCGAGCGCGATGATGGACTCGAGCGACGGTCTCGCTCGCTCGCTGCACCAGCTCGGCGAGGCGAGCGGTTGCGGGTTCGCGATCGACGCCGATCCGATCCCGATCGACGACGCGGTCCGTGCGGTCACCGACAGCGACGACGAGGCGCTCGAGGTCGGAACGACGTTCGGCGAGGACTTCGAACTCGTGGTCACGATCCCCGAGACCGAACTCGAGGCGGCTCGCGACGCGACCGACGTTCCCCTCTCGGTGGTCGGGTCGGTCGTCGACAGGGAAGACGGGATTACGCTCGACGGAGCGCGACTCGAGGACCGCGGCTACACGCACGGAGAGTAA
- a CDS encoding desampylase, which translates to MLVLPPEVRDAIVSRAREGRPEEISGIFGGEYEKTGRSIVRSQYPAANVAETPRTRYRIDPEEQLEIFERLEGRGEEIVGFYHSHPRGPTRPSETDAANATWPDRSYLIVSLGPFEIGSWRWRESEDGDRRFEREDVVLE; encoded by the coding sequence GTGCTGGTCCTCCCACCCGAAGTTCGGGACGCGATCGTGAGTCGCGCTCGAGAGGGGCGGCCCGAGGAAATCTCCGGGATCTTCGGCGGCGAGTACGAGAAGACGGGCCGGAGTATCGTTCGCTCGCAGTACCCCGCCGCGAACGTCGCCGAGACCCCCCGGACGCGGTACCGGATCGACCCCGAGGAACAGCTCGAGATCTTCGAGCGCCTCGAGGGCCGCGGCGAGGAGATCGTCGGCTTCTACCACTCCCACCCGCGCGGCCCGACGCGGCCGAGCGAGACCGACGCGGCCAATGCGACGTGGCCTGATCGCTCCTATCTGATCGTCTCGCTCGGCCCCTTCGAGATCGGGTCCTGGCGCTGGCGTGAGTCCGAGGACGGTGACAGACGATTCGAACGAGAAGACGTCGTGCTCGAGTAA